AGGTGGAGGATCAGGTACAGGGTTAACTCAAGTATTAGGTGGATCTGTAGATGTAGGAATGTCAGATATATTGGCTGAAGAAAAATTAGATGCAGATAAAGCTAAGCAATTAGTAGATCACAAAGTATGTGCTGAAGGATTTGGAGTAGCAGTAAGTAAATCTTTAGGATTAGATAATTTAACATCTGCACAACTTAAAGATATATTCTCAGGAAAAGTTACTAACTGGAAAGAAGTTGGTGGTCCAGATAAGCCGATTTTCATAATCCATAGAACAGCTGGTTCAGGAACAAGAGCTACATTTGAAAAAGTAGTACTTGGAGGAGATAAATCTTTAGAAAATGATTCATTAGGAGTAACTCAAGATTCAAATGGAGCAGTTTTAAGTGCAATGAAACAAAATGATGGATCAATTAGTTACTTAGGTCTTGCATATATGAACACAAAAGAAGCAAAAGATGCTATAAAAATAGTTAAACTTGATGGTGTAGCAGCTGAAAAAGCTAATATTGCTGATGGTTCATACAAATTCTGGTCATGGGGACATATGTATACTAAGGGAGAAGCAACAGGTGTAGCTAAGGATTTTATAGATTATGTTTCAAACAAAGTAGATAAATCAATATTAGATGAGTTAGGATTTGTTTCAGCAAGTGATATGAAAGTAAAATAATCAATTAAAGGATGAGTAAAGATGGAAAAAAGAAGTTTTAAAGAAAAGCTCAAAAATGAATATCTAGGTCAAGGCTTTTCAGCGCTATGTGGAATATTAATAATTGCAATAACAATAGCAATAATAGTATTTATAGCTTCAAAAGGTATAAGATTATTTACAGTAGATGGATATAGCATCACAGACTTTTTGTTTAAAAATGATTGGAAGCCAAACAAAGATGGAGAACTTTCCTTTGGATCTTTAGCTTTCATCTTAGGCTCAACTTTGGT
The window above is part of the Clostridium saccharoperbutylacetonicum N1-4(HMT) genome. Proteins encoded here:
- a CDS encoding phosphate ABC transporter substrate-binding protein — protein: MKKRTLKLMVSALVVAMIGSVMVGCGQSAPKDNKADTGTKTESAVKGSITLSGSTALLPLVEKATEPYNKINPDGQISAQGGGSGTGLTQVLGGSVDVGMSDILAEEKLDADKAKQLVDHKVCAEGFGVAVSKSLGLDNLTSAQLKDIFSGKVTNWKEVGGPDKPIFIIHRTAGSGTRATFEKVVLGGDKSLENDSLGVTQDSNGAVLSAMKQNDGSISYLGLAYMNTKEAKDAIKIVKLDGVAAEKANIADGSYKFWSWGHMYTKGEATGVAKDFIDYVSNKVDKSILDELGFVSASDMKVK